TATTTTTTGGAAGTCCTTACTGGTAACTCTTAATAATAGCTGCCAGATTTCCGATGCTCCAAAGCAGTGATACCATCATTTTCCAACACTTCACCGCGATCGATGACGGCATAAATTAACCATCTATCGCCACATTCAAGCTGATTTTGCACCGTACATTCCAAATAGGCTAATGCCTCATTCAGAATCAAGCAACCATTCAGAGCAGTTTTTGTGGCTAGATTTGCAAAGGGATTATCGCCTAAAGTGCTATGACGAGAAAAATAGCGGCGCACATTTCTTCCTTCTTTAAGGATATTTAGCACAAATTTATCCCCAGGATGATGCATTAAATCTGCATTCTGCTCGTTAGCGATCGCAATCATAATTCCTGGCGGGTTAAAAGTTGCCTGCGATACCCAAGAAGTTAAAACCCCTTTGTGAGTTTCTTCATCACGAGTTGTCACAACACACAGAGAACCAATGATTCGCCCCACCGCTTGTTCGGTACGATCTACATGGGTTTCTGTCACAATCTGGCGGGAACTACGAAGTTTTTTGGTTTTCTTCAAGTTTTGGGCAAAAAAAGCACCTGCTTCTTGACACTGCTGAAGAATTTCAGAAGTAGGGCTAAAACGCACCCGAATTGTTTCAAACCCTAGTTGATAATTTGCATCTTTGAGCTTACTTTCAATTAAATCTATTGCTTCTCCACTCCAACCGTAGGAACCAAACACCCCTGCTAACTTAGTTTTAGCCGCCACCGAGAGGACTATTCCTAAAGCAGTTTGAATTTGAGTTGGTGCATGGCCGCCTAAAGTGGGTGAGCCGATAATTAAGCCATCGCAAGTTTCTACAATACGGTTAATCTCCGCAGAATCGGCTAGTTCACAGTTGATTGATTCTACATTAACTCCATTTTGAATCAAACCTTGAGCGATCGCATTCGCCATAATTGCTGTATTTCCATAAGCAGAAGCATAAAGCAAAGCGACACTCAATTCTTGAGATTTTTGCCCTTGGCACCATTGACGGTAATCATAAGTAAAACGACTCAGGCTGTAACGGACAACTGGGCCGTGGGCTGGGGCATAACATCTGGCTCCCAAAAGTGACAATTTATCTAAGACTACTTCGACTTGTTTGGCTTGGGGTGCATGAAGACATTCAAAATAATAACGACGTTCCGCGTCTAATCCCTTCCAATCTTCATCAAACAAAGTGTCTTCGCAAATATGAGCGCCGAAAAGTTTGTCTGTGTAGAGAATTTTTGTTGCATAATCATAAGTACAAAGCCCATCAGCCCACCGGGGAGTTGGTACGGTGACAAATGATAGATGATGTCCTTGTCCTAAATCTAAAGTATCCCCCGATCGCACCGCTTGAATAGGTGATTCCAATTCGGGAAAGGCAGTTTTTAGAGCATTGGCGGCGGGGCGAGAACAAATTAGAGTAGCTTGAGGAACCAGAGAGAGTAATACTTGCAGAGTTGCTCTACGGTTCGGGTTGACATGACTGAGAACAATGTAATCGAGGGAGATAAAATCTAGATATTGTGCTAGTTGCTCAAGGTAAATTTCGGTAA
The Nostoc punctiforme PCC 73102 genome window above contains:
- a CDS encoding diflavin flavoprotein, which encodes MSVATLTPNHSRDVQVAEIGKNTLILRSRTWDRLKFEVEYSRQRGTTANSYLIQGEKKALIDPPGESFTEIYLEQLAQYLDFISLDYIVLSHVNPNRRATLQVLLSLVPQATLICSRPAANALKTAFPELESPIQAVRSGDTLDLGQGHHLSFVTVPTPRWADGLCTYDYATKILYTDKLFGAHICEDTLFDEDWKGLDAERRYYFECLHAPQAKQVEVVLDKLSLLGARCYAPAHGPVVRYSLSRFTYDYRQWCQGQKSQELSVALLYASAYGNTAIMANAIAQGLIQNGVNVESINCELADSAEINRIVETCDGLIIGSPTLGGHAPTQIQTALGIVLSVAAKTKLAGVFGSYGWSGEAIDLIESKLKDANYQLGFETIRVRFSPTSEILQQCQEAGAFFAQNLKKTKKLRSSRQIVTETHVDRTEQAVGRIIGSLCVVTTRDEETHKGVLTSWVSQATFNPPGIMIAIANEQNADLMHHPGDKFVLNILKEGRNVRRYFSRHSTLGDNPFANLATKTALNGCLILNEALAYLECTVQNQLECGDRWLIYAVIDRGEVLENDGITALEHRKSGSYY